From Coffea arabica cultivar ET-39 chromosome 2e, Coffea Arabica ET-39 HiFi, whole genome shotgun sequence, the proteins below share one genomic window:
- the LOC140036400 gene encoding uncharacterized protein codes for MGQVWASLSPRKEFVKGIHCLQAYSSLMIGWYEEVSGQQINIDKSGFLVHDKRSSRCVARVRQVTGFVLKSLLVRYLGCPLFSGRRKSGYSMDLVQSVIDKISAWRSRCLSFGGRIILIKHVLSAILTHLLTWNLNMLRSWVPDSIVEEIVRKPVPMGFGQDNAIRCLTESGDFSLASTYPISGGQRPTSFMFDRVWHPLLPIKIAFFMIRVLRDRLLLASSLGRLNVHGPSKCFCCTEFQSESLDHIFSKGDLAQFLWRFFGHAVGVVFREAGVRSRLADVVGLFGGQCAGGPDGVVRWEMPSTGICKLNTDGCSLGNPGISGGGGVLRDSSGSLIFGFSIPLGELISLQTETRSLLYGVQQCLSRGFSRVQVEVDSLLLVNILRGKSRCPWRVRSKIESIQTVLRMGWSVEHCYREANQVADALSKVGALGSGIVIYTSQSALPRPARGAMVLDSTGTPVLCIRAMRS; via the exons ATGGGGCAAGTGTGGGCTTCTTTAAGTCCTCGCAAGGAGTTCGTCAAGGGGATCCATTGTCTCCAGGCCTATTCATCGTTG ATGATTGGCTGGTATGAGGAGGTGTCAGGTCAGCAAATTAACATCGACAAGAGCGGTTTTTTGGTGCATGACAAGAGATCGAGTCGTTGTGTGGCTAGGGTGCGACAAGTTACAGGATTTGTATTAAAGTCACTCCTGGTGCGATATTTGGGTTGCCCGTTATTTTCTGGGCGGCGAAAGAGTGGGTATTCTATGGATTTGGTGCAGTCAGTTATCGATAAGATATCAGCCTGGCGGTCCAGATGTCTGTCTTTTGGGGGCCGAATTATTCTTATTAAACATGTCTTATCGGCGATTCTGACTCATCTGCTTACG TGGAACCTCAATATGTTGCGGAGCTGGGTTCCGGATTCGATTGTTGAAGAGATTGTCAGGAAGCCTGTCCCGATGGGGTTCGGGCAAGACAATGCTATACGGTGTCTGACAGAATCTGGGGATTTCTCGCTCGCCTCAACCTACCCCATATCCGGTGGGCAGCGGCCTACCTCTTTCATGTTTGATAGGGTTTGGCATCCTTTGCTGCCTATCAAAATAGCCTTTTTCATGATACGTGTGTTGAGGGATCGGTTGCTTTTAGCGTCGTCGCTAGGGAGGCTGAATGTCCATGGTCCATCGAAGTGCTTTTGTTGTACGGAGTTCCAATCAGAGTCGTTGGACCATATTTTTTCGAAAGGTGATCTTGCTCAGTTCCTTTGGAGATTCTTTGGGCATGCGGTGGGTGTGGTATTCAGAGAGGCAGGGGTTCGATCTCGCCTGGCAG ATGTAGTTGGGCTCTTTGGTGGGCAATGTGCGGGAGGACCAGATGGAG TGGTTCGTTGGGAGATGCCATCTACCGGGATTTGCAAGTTAAACACGGATGGATGTTCGCTAGGCAATCCAGGGATTAGTGGAGGGGGTGGTGTGCTTAGGGACTCTTCTGGATCGTTGATATTTGGGTTCTCCATTCCTCTCGGGGAGTTGATAAGCCTTCAGACTGAAACTAGGTCACTGCTCTATGGGGTGCAGCAATGCCTTTCCCGTGGTTTCTCCAGGGTTCAGGTAGAGGTGGACTCCCTATTGCTCGTCAACATCCTTCGCGGTAAGTCGAGATGCCCGTGGCGAGTACGGTCGAAAATTGAATCAATTCAAACAGTCCTCCGAATGGGTTGGTCAGTAGAACATTGTTATCGTGAGGCGAACCAGGTGGCGGATGCTTTGTCTAAGGTGGGGGCGTTAGGTTCAGGTATTGTCATTTACACTTCACAGTCGGCGCTACCAAGGCCCGCGAGGGGGGCTATGGTCTTAGATAGCACAGGAACTCCTGTACTTTGCATTAGGGCAATGCGCAGCTAG